Proteins from a single region of Hypanus sabinus isolate sHypSab1 chromosome 26, sHypSab1.hap1, whole genome shotgun sequence:
- the LOC132381806 gene encoding mRNA decay activator protein ZFP36L1-like has product MASLKNLCELVSELNFLDPEDFAAWKPGPEPRTVAPPAGFRRHSTSHLPTSNSRTRLSDTYSPLQPRHTDLAAGLPMKPWPALGCCTGDGEWPEELRAAQQQPPPSPRYKTELCRPFQENSFCRYGDKCQFAHGLAELRTLSRHPKYKTEPCRTYHSTGFCPYGSRCHFIHNPEEERGPRPRLRQSASFSGLGSAWGGLGPSAAVPGEIDWALLRAAFSPELEVELARTLGLNCCSCRHRCRQPGPSAGRSPSSDSLSDQEDSGSSGSESPVFEQTRRLPIFSRISVSD; this is encoded by the exons ATGGCCAGTCTGAAGAATCTGTGCGAGCTTGTATCCGAG TTGAATTTCTTGGATCCCGAAGACTTCGCCGCCTGGAAGCCGGGTCCCGAGCCCCGGACAGTCGCACCTCCTGCCGGTTTCCGCCGCCACTCCACCAGCCACTTGCCAACCAGCAACTCCCGGACTCGACTTAGCGATACATACAGTCCGCTGCAGCCGCGACACACGGACCTCGCTGCCGGCTTGCCCATGAAACCGTGGCCGGCTCTGGGCTGCTGCACCGGAGACGGGGAGTGGCCGGAGGAGCTGAGGGCCGCGCAGCAGCAGCCGCCACCTTCGCCCCGCTACAAGACGGAGCTGTGCCGGCCCTTTCAGGAGAACAGCTTCTGCCGCTACGGGGATAAGTGCCAATTCGCGCACGGCCTGGCCGAGCTGCGGACCCTCAGTCGCCACCCCAAGTACAAGACGGAGCCGTGCCGCACCTACCACAGCACCGGCTTCTGCCCGTATGGTAGCCGTTGTCACTTCATCCACAACCCCGAGGAGGAGCGCGGCCCCCGGCCTCGCTTGCGCCAGAGCGCCAGCTTCTCGGGCTTGGGCTCAGCCTGGGGGGGCCTGGGGCCCTCGGCCGCCGTCCCCGGCGAGATCGACTGGGCGTTGCTGCGGGCAGCCTTCAGCCCCGAACTGGAAGTGGAGTTGGCCCGGACGCTGGGCCTGAACTGCTGCTCTTGCCGTCACCGCTGTCGCCAGCCAGGCCCGTCGGCCGGTAGGAGCCCCTCGTCTGACTCTCTCTCCGACCAGGAGGATTCGGGCAGCAGCGGCTCGGAGTCGCCCGTCTTCGAGCAGACCCGGCGGCTGCCCATTTTCAGCAGGATCTCGGTTTCCGACTGA